The stretch of DNA AGCCGTTCATAGCCGGCTAAGATCATCGACTTTGCCTCACCTTTCAACGTGGCAAGTCGTGCCTTCATGTCACCATCGAAAGCAGTGCCTTGTTGAGGACTTTCGTCGGACGAAGGCACTGCCGAAGTCTTCGCCTTTGCATCACTACGCTGCAATTCCAAGAATTTCCCCCAGAGCGATTGCCCTGTGATCAGCTCTAATCCGCCGCGAACTTCGGACGATTCGGGCAATTTGCGCACAAGTTCCGCCGCGCGGAGCACGGCACCTGAGTTGATCAAATGCGGGATAAGCGTCGCTAGCGTTTGTGGTGTATTTGGGTCGTCGGGCCATGTGTCGTGCATGTACGATCCGACTGCATAGAGACGTTGGATTTCAAATTCCGAGTCCGTGCCCGAATCCGACGCTTGCTCTAGTAGTTTCAAGTAGCTGCCAACGGAGATCTTCGCGCACTGCCTTGCGCCAGGGCTGTTGGGAAACCGCCGGGCAACGAAGTCGGCAACAACCGCGGCGTCGTAAAAGTCCCCTTTGACAAAGTACAAATAGCTTAAAAAGTATTGCACTAAATTCACGTTCGATTGGGGCGTCTGCTCATCCGCCAATTGCAGTGCCAGTTGGTAATAGTGAATCGCTCTTTCTTCTGCCGATACTAGCTCGCGATTTGCCTCATCGATTTGGTCTCGAAAAGATTTCTTCTCCTGATCGTTTTGCACATTTTGAAGGCTTGCCGTTAAGGATGCGATTTTGGAAGACGCTGGCGCGATCAGGTCCATGGCCTCCTTGGCGACTGTTTGTGCCGCAGTAAACGTATCCGGTTCTTGCTCTTGGGGGCTGGCCTCCGCCCCACCGAGCTGCGTAAGAAGCTCTTGGGCCGGTTGCTTTAATTCACCGGATTCGGCAGCGACGAGTTGCAGTGCCTCGCGAGCGGCTTCGAGCGACTGGCTTATCAACAAGCGGTTCGCTGGCCGATCTCGTTTCGCTTCGTCGGCCCGCATTTTTAAGGCGCGAGCCAAGTGGAAACGAATCGCAATCCACTCCTTCTCGCGCTGTCGGTCGTCCGGTGTCTCGTCCAACCAGCGACTCGCTTGCTTGATCGCCTCGATGTACTTCCGCTCTTCCGGCGAAAGCCACGTCTCTAAAGCCATTACCAATGCCTTGGCTTTGAGCGTCATCAGAGCCTCCGGCTCATTGGACAAATCAAGGATTTCACCGAAGTAGCCGAGCGCCTCTTTGGTACGCCCGAGACGCAAGAAACATCGCCCCTGATAAAGTCGCGCGTAGCGTCCTGCCAATAACGTGCGATAGTCCTTATAGATTCCGTCGTACATGCCGGCCGCTTCGGTCAAGCATTTCCTTTGCTCCGCTGACCCGACGGGAAGCAATTCTGCCAGTTCTTCCCGGATCGCAGCGGTATACATCTCAGTCTGCAGAAAATCCGCTCGAAGCTGTTTACGCTTGGCGATCAACTGCGCTTCCTTGCGATCACGCGTGTTGAGCACCTTGGGGATTTCATCAAGCTGCCGTTTTACGGCTGATTGTAACTGCGCGAATACCTCGAACGACTGATCGTATAGCCGGAGTGATTCTGTTTTCAGTTCCGGATCATTGTTCACTTCGGAGGCGTCGTATTGCATCCTCGCACGTTCGACAATCAATGTCCCTAGTTGACTGCGAGCAGAATTGACCTTCGCATGACTTGCTTGCGTCCGGATGAATTCGTCAAGCCACTGACGTGCTTGATCGAGTTGCTCGGCACGTAACTTCGGATCTCGTTGTTTGCGTGAGCGATCGATTAACAGCAGACTCTTCTCATACGGAATCGTCGACTTTAGTTCCGCCGATGCCAAACGACTGTTGGCCATCTGGTCCAGGTACGCCATCGCCACATCGTGGTACCCGCGTTCGCGCAAACCGTCCAAGAACGCTTGCGCGGGCTCTTCTCCGAAAGCACTTGAGCCTAGCAGAATCAGCGTGATCGGTAAGCAAACAAGGTTCTTCATTTCGATTGTCTTATTGGAAACGCATCAATCATCGCGTCTCGTCTCGATTAAAAGCTGTTGT from Roseiconus lacunae encodes:
- a CDS encoding tetratricopeptide repeat protein is translated as MKNLVCLPITLILLGSSAFGEEPAQAFLDGLRERGYHDVAMAYLDQMANSRLASAELKSTIPYEKSLLLIDRSRKQRDPKLRAEQLDQARQWLDEFIRTQASHAKVNSARSQLGTLIVERARMQYDASEVNNDPELKTESLRLYDQSFEVFAQLQSAVKRQLDEIPKVLNTRDRKEAQLIAKRKQLRADFLQTEMYTAAIREELAELLPVGSAEQRKCLTEAAGMYDGIYKDYRTLLAGRYARLYQGRCFLRLGRTKEALGYFGEILDLSNEPEALMTLKAKALVMALETWLSPEERKYIEAIKQASRWLDETPDDRQREKEWIAIRFHLARALKMRADEAKRDRPANRLLISQSLEAAREALQLVAAESGELKQPAQELLTQLGGAEASPQEQEPDTFTAAQTVAKEAMDLIAPASSKIASLTASLQNVQNDQEKKSFRDQIDEANRELVSAEERAIHYYQLALQLADEQTPQSNVNLVQYFLSYLYFVKGDFYDAAVVADFVARRFPNSPGARQCAKISVGSYLKLLEQASDSGTDSEFEIQRLYAVGSYMHDTWPDDPNTPQTLATLIPHLINSGAVLRAAELVRKLPESSEVRGGLELITGQSLWGKFLELQRSDAKAKTSAVPSSDESPQQGTAFDGDMKARLATLKGEAKSMILAGYERLPEEPTIDQASATAMLSLSQIYVEDQQFDRAIEILEDPTLGPLTLLKAGHAAVSNPVYAEEAYQTALRSYVASLGDGGQENMGRVNQAIESMREVVGNDEAGKRRMLGVYVTLAQDVQRRMESASSQEKNELSTIFEAFLAELSNGATEVGVLQWVGDTLATLADGFGTDDRQRALRLYQKADDSFQRVLSQGSVDHALKNQVQVRLAGIKYQLGDFQGALSLYQTSLKRDPKAINIQTAAARFLQSWGNEDPSRFEQAIEGVDPIWGWAKIAISTAQYEQFRETFYEARYELARCQIALAKSSADKSRQRLLRDARRVLNQTVTLYPNLGAWKPKYDSLIRSLGQ